Proteins from a single region of Paenibacillus sp. BIHB 4019:
- a CDS encoding sensor histidine kinase has product MGDSKFWLRRWTFFPATRMEAKLFIVFVLLILIPVGGLTYISSLRYTNTIEKNTVTYAAEISDKMVSKLDDYTKDMKKISIIPSYLGEIQEGLKLSNHYYSQVEAETGGNPNLHDGNNIEMKLQIQRKIESSIYFMNNIKEGASSVYLFDAYGNPYYVMKSGGARANLPEFYNRWHETAAAANGKPVLISTQEVSGDTNRKRYVFTIVRNIIDSTYHSVGMIAVDASIEVIENVVNDLDETTKGTTLILDEAGTVIYDSEQAFLAENLSGDALLQQAEGQNGSYIVDKNGKEQLVIYRKSEESGWLTLILIPKEQVEAEAIQTRNYTAAAAIAIMTLALLISIVLIFALTKPMREMVKLMKQVQAGNLDVAFPVRRRDEVGMLGNAFNRMMVRIQLLIENIYRMEQRKNQIELESLQRQINPHFIYNTLESIRMTAVLNDDPEAAEMVQLLGQQLRYSIHAGDETVTASQEFEHLRMYMQLINDRFGDRFQLELPEGEAAWGIRVMKLLFQPIVENAVNHAYEDSRETMLIRIGWGIVGREQWFTVSDDGCGMEEAQLLRVRNALSAAEPLEPNGRGIGLRNVHERLKLRFGVSYGLTIDSELGKGTRVTIRMPLEQE; this is encoded by the coding sequence ATGGGAGACTCAAAATTTTGGCTGCGGCGCTGGACTTTCTTTCCGGCAACCCGCATGGAGGCCAAGCTGTTTATCGTGTTCGTGCTGTTGATCCTTATTCCGGTTGGCGGGCTTACTTATATTTCTTCGCTGCGTTACACGAATACGATTGAGAAAAATACAGTCACCTATGCAGCGGAAATTTCCGACAAAATGGTCAGCAAGCTCGACGACTATACGAAGGATATGAAAAAAATTTCAATAATACCTTCCTATCTCGGCGAAATTCAGGAGGGGCTTAAGCTCTCTAATCATTATTATTCGCAGGTGGAGGCCGAAACGGGAGGCAACCCTAATCTGCATGATGGAAATAATATAGAAATGAAGCTGCAAATCCAGCGCAAAATCGAAAGCAGCATTTATTTTATGAACAATATTAAGGAAGGCGCCAGCAGCGTCTATTTATTTGATGCGTACGGCAATCCCTATTATGTCATGAAGAGCGGGGGCGCTCGCGCCAACCTGCCTGAGTTTTATAATCGCTGGCATGAAACCGCTGCTGCTGCAAATGGCAAGCCTGTGCTGATCAGCACGCAGGAGGTAAGCGGAGATACGAATCGCAAGCGGTATGTATTCACGATCGTACGCAATATTATTGACAGCACCTACCACTCCGTCGGGATGATTGCGGTCGATGCCAGCATTGAAGTCATTGAGAACGTTGTGAATGATCTGGATGAGACGACGAAAGGCACAACGCTCATATTGGATGAGGCGGGCACCGTTATTTATGACAGCGAGCAAGCCTTTCTTGCTGAGAATTTATCCGGCGATGCGCTGCTCCAGCAGGCAGAAGGGCAAAACGGCAGCTACATCGTCGATAAAAATGGCAAGGAGCAGCTCGTCATTTATCGTAAATCCGAGGAATCCGGCTGGCTCACTCTTATTCTCATTCCGAAGGAGCAGGTGGAGGCCGAAGCGATTCAGACGCGTAATTACACGGCAGCGGCAGCAATTGCCATTATGACGCTGGCTCTGCTCATTTCGATTGTGCTGATTTTTGCGTTGACGAAGCCGATGCGCGAAATGGTGAAGCTGATGAAGCAGGTGCAGGCGGGCAATCTCGATGTCGCCTTTCCGGTTCGCCGCCGCGATGAAGTCGGCATGCTTGGCAATGCCTTTAACCGCATGATGGTGAGAATTCAGCTGCTGATTGAAAACATTTACCGCATGGAGCAGCGTAAAAACCAGATCGAGCTGGAAAGCTTGCAGCGCCAGATTAATCCTCATTTTATATACAATACGCTGGAGTCGATTCGAATGACTGCTGTGCTGAACGATGATCCTGAGGCCGCTGAGATGGTCCAGCTTCTAGGGCAGCAGCTCAGATACAGCATTCATGCAGGAGATGAAACGGTGACGGCGAGCCAGGAATTTGAGCATTTGCGCATGTATATGCAGCTGATTAATGACCGCTTCGGCGATCGGTTTCAATTGGAGCTTCCAGAGGGAGAAGCGGCCTGGGGCATAAGGGTGATGAAGCTGCTGTTCCAGCCCATTGTGGAAAATGCCGTCAACCATGCGTATGAGGATTCCCGGGAAACGATGCTCATTCGCATTGGCTGGGGAATCGTCGGCAGAGAGCAGTGGTTTACCGTTTCCGATGACGGCTGCGGGATGGAGGAAGCACAACTGCTTCGGGTACGCAATGCCTTGTCTGCTGCCGAGCCGTTAGAGCCAAATGGAAGAGGCATTGGACTGCGCAATGTCCATGAGCGCCTGAAGCTGCGTTTTGGCGTCAGCTATGGCTTAACGATCGACAGCGAGCTGGGGAAGGGAACACGGGTAACGATTCGGATGCCGCTGGAACAGGAATAA
- a CDS encoding response regulator, whose amino-acid sequence MDIVVVDDEERIRLGLCKLIEQAGEEYRIIGAFGSGQELLDQLDHLNPDFVLTDIKMPQMTGLQLIAKVKKLGKNIKFAVLSGFNDFEYARESLRQGAEDYLLKPVNLDELIRLLAKVNSKVKQERSRSRLESGDLISLLLYADEKQLPSYVVEDVCATLDQLPLFLHHYAVLLLTTAPELDEVQLERFMADWLRERMIITGEGGRRIILIAIHDSDHAETVRELAVILLQRMPAFTRAKVGFSSIFRGSSWLTNAYSEAFSAYQHAWYNTEPRWCSGAVSRAAPVDQLLRLTHIVGKELLPALQMNDFALAQTAFNSWLQEAAAQRICWKELHEACFGFKALMAEELKKRSVQLAYGQVNMPIDPEASENWEAFAQSMRTGMEEISALLGSARSDNRAIDKVKSYIQQHFTEELELQRLADIVYLTPSYLSKLFKTETGETITDYMISVRIEAAKQLLRQEQGLKTYMVGERIGYADPAYFTKVFKKMTGLTPKEYRDKVR is encoded by the coding sequence ATGGATATAGTTGTTGTAGACGACGAGGAACGAATCAGGCTGGGATTATGCAAGCTCATTGAGCAGGCAGGCGAGGAATACCGAATTATTGGCGCATTTGGCAGCGGGCAGGAGCTGCTTGACCAACTGGATCATCTTAATCCCGATTTTGTGCTGACGGATATAAAAATGCCGCAGATGACAGGGCTCCAGCTCATTGCCAAAGTAAAGAAGCTAGGTAAAAATATTAAATTTGCTGTGCTGAGCGGGTTTAATGATTTCGAATATGCCAGAGAATCGCTGCGGCAGGGAGCAGAGGATTATTTGTTAAAGCCAGTAAACCTGGATGAGCTCATTCGCCTGCTCGCCAAGGTGAACAGCAAGGTGAAGCAGGAGCGCAGCCGCAGCCGCCTGGAGTCGGGCGATTTAATTAGCCTGCTGCTTTATGCCGATGAGAAGCAGCTCCCCTCCTATGTCGTAGAGGATGTATGCGCAACGCTTGATCAGCTGCCCTTGTTTCTCCATCACTACGCGGTGCTGCTATTAACGACTGCCCCAGAGCTGGACGAAGTTCAGTTGGAACGGTTTATGGCTGACTGGCTGCGTGAGCGAATGATTATTACTGGTGAAGGCGGCAGACGGATTATCCTCATCGCCATTCACGATTCCGACCATGCCGAGACCGTCAGGGAGCTCGCTGTTATACTTCTTCAGCGAATGCCAGCCTTTACGCGTGCAAAAGTAGGCTTTAGCAGCATTTTCCGCGGCAGCAGCTGGCTGACCAATGCTTATAGCGAAGCTTTTTCCGCCTATCAGCATGCTTGGTATAATACGGAGCCGCGCTGGTGCTCCGGCGCTGTTAGCCGTGCAGCACCTGTTGACCAGTTGCTGCGTTTGACGCACATCGTGGGCAAGGAGCTTCTGCCGGCGCTGCAAATGAATGATTTCGCCTTGGCACAGACTGCATTTAACAGCTGGCTGCAGGAGGCAGCCGCCCAGCGCATTTGCTGGAAGGAGCTGCATGAGGCATGCTTCGGCTTTAAAGCACTCATGGCCGAGGAGCTGAAAAAACGCAGCGTTCAGCTTGCATATGGCCAGGTGAATATGCCGATCGACCCGGAAGCTAGCGAAAATTGGGAAGCTTTCGCTCAAAGCATGCGGACGGGCATGGAGGAAATTAGCGCCTTGCTAGGCAGCGCGCGATCGGATAATAGAGCAATAGATAAAGTTAAGTCGTATATCCAGCAGCATTTCACCGAGGAGCTTGAACTGCAGCGCCTTGCGGATATTGTATATTTGACGCCAAGCTATTTAAGCAAGCTGTTCAAGACGGAGACGGGCGAGACAATTACCGATTACATGATTTCTGTGCGGATTGAGGCAGCGAAGCAGTTGCTGCGGCAGGAGCAGGGGCTGAAAACGTATATGGTCGGTGAGCGGATAGGGTATGCCGATCCGGCTTATTTCACTAAAGTGTTCAAAAAAATGACCGGCCTAACACCGAAGGAATATCGCGATAAAGTTAGGTAA
- a CDS encoding sugar ABC transporter permease, protein MHQFSYKTQRYLILFGFLTIPVLLSLTFSYYPAVSLLYYSLTDWSGLGWDMNFIGLDNYKEIFTKPEVFGALKNNAYYFIGGLIQVVFSLYFAVILTGKLRGRNGFRVILFLPYVLHSVATVIMFKNVYHVEYGSLNTLLGAIGLESWQQSWLGDKHLVNFSLAFISMWKYMGLNMVIFIGALQSIPDDLYEAGSIDGASGWQKFRFITLPSIRKVLELMLILTLTGALEAFDIPYVMLLGANDTSTFVIKTVDTAFKYQNFGLASAMAVVLLLMVLLFIVIQRKFLFKGGE, encoded by the coding sequence ATGCATCAGTTCTCTTACAAAACGCAGCGATATTTAATTTTGTTCGGGTTTTTGACAATTCCCGTCCTGCTGTCGCTGACCTTCTCGTATTACCCGGCCGTATCTTTGCTGTATTACAGCTTGACGGATTGGAGCGGTCTTGGCTGGGACATGAATTTTATCGGCCTCGACAACTACAAGGAGATTTTCACCAAGCCCGAAGTATTCGGAGCGCTTAAAAACAATGCTTATTATTTCATCGGTGGTTTAATACAAGTCGTCTTTTCCTTGTATTTTGCCGTCATATTGACTGGCAAGCTGCGGGGACGCAATGGGTTTCGGGTCATTTTGTTTCTGCCCTATGTGCTGCACAGCGTAGCAACGGTCATTATGTTCAAAAACGTTTACCATGTGGAATACGGCTCGCTAAACACGCTGCTTGGGGCAATCGGACTTGAATCATGGCAGCAAAGCTGGCTGGGCGATAAGCATTTGGTCAACTTCTCGCTTGCCTTCATCTCTATGTGGAAGTATATGGGGCTGAACATGGTTATTTTCATCGGTGCCTTGCAGTCGATTCCAGACGATTTATATGAAGCGGGTTCAATCGATGGCGCATCGGGCTGGCAGAAGTTCAGGTTCATCACGCTGCCAAGCATTCGCAAAGTGCTGGAGCTCATGCTTATTTTAACGCTGACAGGAGCGCTTGAAGCATTCGATATTCCTTATGTCATGCTGCTAGGTGCGAACGATACGTCAACCTTCGTCATCAAGACGGTGGATACGGCATTTAAATATCAAAACTTCGGCCTTGCCTCGGCGATGGCGGTTGTGCTGCTATTAATGGTTCTGCTCTTTATCGTTATTCAGCGCAAATTTTTGTTCAAAGGAGGGGAATAG
- a CDS encoding carbohydrate ABC transporter permease gives MGQSREGSPLFTIFKYVTLVLALFVVLFPLYSIVTGAFKTQVEYYQSGLALPANFLNFDNFQKVFDIGKLGLGFRNIAIILVIAVAGNIMFGTMVAYALGRFDFKLKKGIMGMYLVAQVIPMVTTQVATFSVIKYFSLYNTMGAPIILYLGADVLQIVIYLQFVNSIPKDLDESAMMEGASLFKIYRSIIFPLLGPATATLVILKTISIYNDFYTPYLYMPSQKLKVVSTAIYAFVGPNAAQLNVISAGILIIFIPTVAIFLSMQKFIFAGVTSGAVK, from the coding sequence ATGGGGCAGAGTAGAGAAGGTTCACCATTATTTACAATTTTCAAATATGTAACGCTGGTTCTTGCGCTGTTCGTCGTCTTATTCCCGCTGTACTCCATTGTAACCGGAGCGTTTAAGACACAGGTCGAGTATTATCAATCGGGCCTTGCTTTGCCAGCAAACTTCTTGAATTTTGATAATTTTCAAAAGGTGTTCGACATCGGCAAGCTCGGGCTCGGCTTCCGCAATATTGCGATCATTTTGGTCATCGCTGTAGCGGGCAACATTATGTTCGGCACGATGGTGGCGTACGCGCTCGGAAGATTTGATTTTAAGCTGAAAAAGGGAATTATGGGCATGTACCTCGTAGCCCAAGTCATTCCTATGGTTACGACGCAGGTTGCTACATTTAGCGTCATTAAGTATTTCTCGCTTTACAACACGATGGGGGCGCCAATCATTCTTTATTTGGGAGCCGACGTGCTGCAAATCGTCATCTATTTGCAATTCGTCAACAGTATTCCGAAAGATTTGGACGAAAGCGCAATGATGGAGGGCGCATCGCTGTTTAAAATTTATCGCTCGATTATTTTCCCGCTGCTCGGGCCAGCAACAGCGACGCTCGTTATTTTGAAGACGATCTCGATTTACAATGACTTCTACACGCCTTATCTGTATATGCCAAGCCAGAAGCTAAAGGTTGTATCGACGGCTATTTATGCCTTTGTCGGACCGAATGCCGCCCAGCTGAACGTCATATCCGCGGGCATATTAATTATTTTCATTCCGACGGTAGCGATCTTCCTCTCGATGCAAAAGTTTATTTTCGCCGGGGTAACGAGCGGTGCGGTCAAATAA
- a CDS encoding 1,4-beta-xylanase, with the protein MTWGWTGVRGTWAGPAAAASIAEMAKLNVNWTAIAFAAVQDTPQSTEIPYWSEPTVSDEEIRWAIREAKRHGIKVCLKPVVNVGNGTWRAHIGFFDQDTPGEPSWGEWFASYGKFIAYYAAIAEEEGCEMFCIGCEMVQSDKREQEWRDLIALVRTLYSGPITYNCDKYQEERVGWWDAVDIISSSGYYPIDQFEEQLDRIEAGIAKWNKPFFFMEAGCPSREGSAAKPNDWSLPGAPSEIEQERYYEAMFAACARRDWMLGYMLWDWPAQLYDAKDAARNDDYCMYGKRSAAVIRSYYAKGQGQPVG; encoded by the coding sequence ATGACATGGGGCTGGACGGGAGTCCGTGGTACGTGGGCGGGGCCTGCGGCGGCGGCTTCCATCGCTGAAATGGCCAAGCTGAACGTTAACTGGACGGCGATTGCGTTCGCAGCCGTTCAAGATACGCCGCAATCGACAGAAATTCCTTATTGGAGCGAGCCGACGGTTAGTGATGAGGAAATCCGCTGGGCGATTCGCGAGGCGAAAAGGCACGGCATTAAAGTATGCCTCAAGCCAGTAGTCAACGTTGGAAATGGCACTTGGCGGGCACATATCGGCTTCTTCGACCAGGATACGCCAGGGGAGCCGAGCTGGGGGGAATGGTTCGCTTCCTATGGAAAATTCATTGCCTATTATGCAGCGATAGCCGAGGAAGAGGGCTGCGAAATGTTTTGCATCGGCTGTGAAATGGTCCAGTCGGACAAACGCGAGCAGGAATGGCGCGATTTAATAGCCTTGGTACGGACGCTATACAGCGGACCTATTACTTATAACTGCGATAAATATCAGGAAGAGCGAGTGGGCTGGTGGGATGCCGTCGATATTATTTCGTCCAGCGGCTATTATCCGATTGATCAATTCGAGGAGCAGCTTGATCGCATAGAGGCGGGCATTGCGAAGTGGAATAAGCCGTTCTTCTTCATGGAAGCGGGCTGTCCAAGCCGTGAAGGCTCGGCTGCAAAGCCAAATGACTGGTCGCTGCCAGGCGCGCCGTCTGAAATCGAGCAGGAGCGTTATTATGAAGCGATGTTCGCTGCTTGTGCCCGGCGCGATTGGATGCTCGGCTACATGCTGTGGGATTGGCCAGCTCAGCTTTACGATGCGAAAGATGCTGCCCGCAACGATGATTATTGCATGTATGGCAAACGTTCGGCAGCGGTCATCCGCTCTTACTATGCCAAGGGACAAGGACAGCCAGTAGGTTAG